The Chloroflexota bacterium sequence GGTGAAGGCAGCCCGCTCGTCCGGCAGCCGGCGCCGATACGGCTTGGGCGCTTCCGGGACCGATGCCACGGCACCGGCTTCGACCGCGTCCCCGCCCTCCTTCTTCGTGTTCAGCGGCTGCGACCGCTTCGAGTTGTCGCGGTAGACCGCGATCGCCTTGAGGCCCAGCTTCCAGCCGTCGATGTAGACCTGCGCGATCTCCTCGGCCGTCGAAGCCTCCGGCATGTTGACCGTCTTGCTGATCGCCCCGCTGATGAACGGCTGCACCGCGGCCATCATCTTGAGGTGGCCGTTGTAGTGGATCGACCGGTTGCCGTTGGCCGGCTTGAAGGCGCAGTCGAAGACCGACAGGTGCTCGTCCTTCAGGTGCGGCGCGCCCTCGATCGTCTCGTGCTCGTCGATGTAGGCGACGATCTCCTCGGTCTGGCGGGCGTCGTAGCCCAGCTCGCGCAGGGCGTGCGGCACCGTCTGGTTGACGATCTTCAGGTAGCCGCCGCCGACCAGCCTCTTGTACTTGACCAGGGCGATATCAGGCTCGACGCCGGTCGTGTCGCAGTCCATCAGGAAGGCGATGGTGTTGTGGCTCACGAAGCCGTTGGCCACGTAGGTCACGTTGGCCGGCACGCTGATGTCGTAGGTCAGCTGCTCCTCGCCCAACTCGGCTGAGGCGATCTCGTCGTAGAAGTAGCCGAGCGTCTGCTCGAGCTCCGCATCCTCGATGCGCTCCGCCAGGGCGGTGGCCGACCGACGGGTGACCAGGCCGGTCCGTGACAGCGACAGCAGCATCGTCTTGCGCAGGTGATCGTTATCCGGCGCCAGCCGGTCGATCAGGCCGCGGTCCAGCGGGACCAGGTCGCCCTTGGCAGTCTGTGGATGGTCACCTGTGGTGGCCGCCAGCGCATCGGTCTTGCGCGCCGAGATGAAGCCGATCTCGTCCAGGAACCGGCCGGCAGTGTTTGCGTTGAGCAGTCGCAGGTAGTGGATCGGGTTGGGACCCTTGTGCCCAGCGCCCGGCTGATCGGTCTTGCGGGTAGTCACGAAGCCTAGCGCCAGCAGCAGCGACTGGACGTCGTAGCTGAACTGCTCGGAGACGGTCGCCCAGTAGGCGTAGCCATGGTTGGTGTTGCCATCGGCCTCGTACAGTCCCCGCACGAAGGCGCGGTAGACGGCCGGGTCGTTGGAGTACAGAACCGCGTCCGGGATGTGGCTCTCGTAGCCCTTGCCGCGATGCTCGCTGTGCGGTGCGCGCTTGGCGAACCCGCACGCCTCCCACCACAGGGTCAGGCGGACCGAATGGAAGGCAACCTCGGTGTAGCCCTCGCGGTCTGCGACAGCCGCCTCCAGTCCGAACAGGCTGCGGCCCAAGCTGACCAGGCGCTCGACGACATCAGTGTCGGAGGCGGTAACGCAGAAGCGCAGGCCCTTGGTATGCAGGGAGCCGTCGCCCATGAAGTAGCCGAGCACCTCGGCCAGGTCCGCGCTCATGTAGCGCGGCACGAAGGTGGTGTGGTCGGAGGTCCAGTAGGCCTCCGCCAGCGGCGGCAGCGCCACCTCGCGCGGCTCGCCGATCATGCCTCCGAGCATCAGCGGCACCCGGTCGCCGGACCGAACGTCCGCGAACCGCCGCCACTGCCAGTTGCCGTTCCCGTCCACCACCTTGATGCGGTGGGTCGGCGTGCCCTGGATCCGATAGCCGCGGTTGGTCTTGATCGTGACCGCCGGCTCGGCGCCGTTCACGAAGAACTTCGTCGCCGGTCGCGGCCCGTCGTCGGTCGCCACCTTGGCGTCGAGGTCCTGCCAATGCGCGCCATCAGGGTTGCCGAGGCTGCGGAGGCGGACCAGGCCGCGATCGGTCAGGACCAGGGAGTTGCCAGTCAGGCAGCCGGTGGGGGCCAGCACGCTCATCTGGGAGTTGCGGTAACCCGCTTGCTCGCCCAACGCCACAGCGTCGTCCCAGGCGGTGAGGACAGTGTCCATCAGGTCAACTGGCACACGCTGGCGGTCGATCCGGTAGGCTGCCTCGCGGTGCATGCCCATGACCTTGAGGTAGGGCTCCCGGTTCGGGGCATAGCCATTGAATGGGCCACCCTGGTCGCGAGCGATGCGTGCGGACTGAAGGGCGGATTCTGCCTGCATGAGCGCCGTTATCGCTGCCGCGTAGGTTGTGCCTTCATCCGAGTCGTAGGCCAGACCGCGGTTCATGAGCAGCGCGCCCAGGTTGGCGTAGCCGATCCCGATGGGCCGGAAGTCGTGCGAGTTCTTCTCGATCTTCGGCGTCGGGTACGAGGCGTTGCTGACCAGAATCTCCTGGGCCGTGAAGACGATCCTCACCGCGTGCCTGAAGTCCTCGATCGCAAATTCGCCGTCATCGGTCAGGAACTTCATCAGATTCAAACTCGCGAGGTTACAAGCTGAATCGTCGATATGCTGGTACTCACCGCATGGATTTGTAGCGTGGATCGTGTGGGTGTTTGAAACAGGGCTCCAGAGGTTGGCCGTGTCGTGGTACTGGATCCCGGGGTCGCCGCAGACCCAGGCCGCCTCGGCCATCTTGTTGAGGAGGGATCGGGCCTTGAAGGTATCCATCGGCTTACCGGTCGTCACCGCGTGGGTGGTCCACTCGCCGTCCTTCTCGACCGCCTCCATGAACTCGTCGGTGACCCGCACGGAGTTGTTGGAGTTCTGGAAGAAGACCGATTCGTACGCCTCGCCACCGTTGAAGTTGCCGTCATAGCCGGCGTCGATGAGGGCCCAGGCCTTCTTCTCTTCCTTCATCTTGCAGTCGATGAACTCCTCGATATCGGGGTGCCCGATGTTGAGGATCACCATCTTTGCGGCTCTTCGGGTCTTGCCGCCGGACTTGATCACGCCGGCGAAGGCGTCGAAGCCCTTCATGAAGGAGACCGGGCCGGAGGCGGAGCCGCCGCCCTTGAGCCCCTCCGTCTTGGAGCGGATGGTGGAGAGGTTGGATCCCGTGCCGGAGCCGAACTTGAAGAGCATCCCCTCGGTGTGGGCCAGGGTCAGGATGCTGTCCATGGTGTCGTCGACCGAGTTGATGAAGCAGGCGGAGCACTGCGGGTGCTCGTCGATCCCCACGTTGAACCAGACCGGCGAGTTGAAGGCGGCGCGCTGCTTGAGCAGGATGTCGGTCAGCTCGGCGTGGAAGGTTGCTCCGTCCTCCGGGGTGGCGAAGTAGGCGTCCTTCTGACCCCAGCCGGTGATGGTGTCCACGACGCGGCCGATCATCTGGCGCACGCTGTGCTCGCGCTCCGGCGTGCCGAGGTGGCCGCGGAAGTATTTGGATGCGGTCACCTGGGTCGCGAGCTGCGACCAGGACTTGGGGAAGTCCAGGTTCTTCTGCTCGAAGACGGTCTTGCCGTGCTCGTTGGTGATGACCGCCTCGCGCGTCTCCCACTCGACCGTGTCATACGGATCGACGCCTGTGCGGGTGAATCGGCGCTCGATGCTGAGGCCCTTCCAGGTCTTCCGCTCACCCGGCTTCAGCTGGCGGTAGCCTGTCTGCTTTGCCCCCGTTCCGTGCCCATTCGTGCTGCGGCCGTTGCCGTCGGTGTGCTTGACCGCGGGCTCTGAGGGGGTGGCGGAGCGTGGCATCGGGTCGATTCCTTCGTGCTCGAGGGGGTTGGAGAAGTAGGCGGGACGCCGCGTTTTCGGACGTTCAGTGTACGTCTCGCCAGATGACGCGTCAAGCCCAAAACCACAAGATGTGGTGGGTCCGGCGGGATGGGTGCGCTATCTATTGTGGAGTGGCGGGTCTGGGCCGTGGACGGAATGTGGAGGGGGTGTGGACATGTTTCGGGGGTCTTCCGTGGCCTCGCGAGCCTCGGGCGACGCTGCCCTGAGCTTGGATCTGCGCGCCGGACGGCCTGGGCCTGGTGTGGGGGCCCGGCCACCGGCGCCTTGAAGGGGCGGAGGCATCGGTCCCTTGTCATACGCGCAGTCGCGCACAGTTATCGGGCGCGGGCTGCTCGGACATGGCGACGGGATCGAGGGCGGCACTCCATCGGTCGGACAGCTCGGCCAGGGTGGTGAGCGAGGGGGCGAAGTAGAACGAGCCGGTGACCGGGCGCGAGAAATCGGTGAGGTGGTCGTGCAGGTGGTCGGCATCGGTGCCAAACATGCGGGCCAGCATGCGGTCGAATCGCGCGCGGTCCGCGGAGAAGGCCACGAAGTACAGGCCATGCTCGGCGACCGTGCCATACGGGACGCTGCGACGGTAGATGGGGAGCTCCTCCCCTGCCTCGTCGTCGATCTGCACCCGCGCAATGTGCGCGTCGGCGGGCAGGGCCTCCCCGGTCATCTCGATGCTCGACAGCTTGGACCGGCCGAAGACCTGTTCCTGCTCCGTCCGGGGGAGCGCCTCGAACGCGTCGAGATCGTGGACCCAGCGCATCACCAGCACGTGGGCGCCGCCGGCGCCGGGTTGGCCGTCGGGGATGAGGGCGGCCTCCGGGGCTTCGTGGGTCATCGGGTTGGCGGAGCCGTCGATGAACCCGGTCAGGTCGCGGCTGTCGCGATGCACGAAGCAGGGCTGCTCGGAGGCAACAGTGGCCACGTCTTGGAGCATTTTCACGGCGGCTCGAGAGTGCTCGAACACGACGTCCTGGGATGAGCCGCTGATCCACAGCCAGAAATCGTGCTGGGTGGCGGGCGCGTGGTGGCCACCGGGCCGGCCGATCGGCTCAAAGTTGGCCAGGTCTCTGGGTGCCTCGTCAGGCGCGACGGTCCGCCACAGCTCGCTTCCGAAGCCGATGACCAGGCTCACGCCACCCGCCGCAACCGCAGGCGCACGGAGCTGGCTCAGGGCGGTTGTGGCTCGTGCCATGTCGACGTCCGGTCGCAGGTCGAACTCGATGAATTCGTGCGCGATGGTCCCCTGCGCGAAGATCCCGAACTGCGGCACGGTCATGGGAGCGACATGGTAGCGCTAGAGCAACACGATTCCGTTGTCGCCTGGGTCCTGACCTTGGCTCAGGGCCGCGAGGGTCGCTCGGGTGCTGAGTGGGAAGGTTGTTGCAAGGACGTCCGCGGCTGAGGCGAGGGCAGCACGGTTGTGGTTCGTCGCCTTGATGAGAAGGACGAGCCGGGGCACGTTGCCATCCCGCTGCTTGAGGGCCGCGGCGCGGAGCTGCGCCTGTGCGTCGCGGAGTCTCGTGATCGCCTCGACAGCGATTGTGGTTTCGGGACGGGTCAGGAGCGCGTCGAAGGCACGGAGGTCACCGGCGATGTTGAGGGGTGCCTCGAGCCGCCAGCTCCATCGGTCACCAATTCGTGCTCGCAGGCGGCGAAGGAGGTCGAGTTGGGCGGCATCGCGGAGGCCACCGCCGGCCGGGTAGAAGCGCGCGTGGAGTCTCAGGCCGACCGCTGCACCGTGACGGGCAAGATCGGTGATCGAAAAGGTGGCCGAACGGCCGAGGTCAACCCGGCTGACTGTCGCATGCGAAGTGTCAATCGCTCGAGCCACGTCGGCCTGGCGCAGACCGCGCGCTAAGCGGGCATTCCGAAGCTCTATCCCGAGCTCCGCCCGGAGCCGGCGCCCAGATATCGATGCTTCGTCGACCACCCGGATGCGGCCGCCCATCGGCCAAGCATCGGCGAGGGTCGTTACCTCTGGGTTATTTCCCGCTTACACCTCGTGTGCACAATGGTCAACGTCGAGGCGGGAGTGGGCTTGCGCCGAAGCCAGCTAGGCGGTGGTGCACGCCCGGTGTGCACGGCGGACAACTTCCGGCACGATCCCGATCCGACGCCGACCCGTCACGAGCCTTCTTAGGTGTCATGCACACCAGGTGTAAGCCGCAGAGCTTGCGGAAGGCGGGCGTGGCTAGGGGACGGTGTAGGTGGCGACGTCCGTCTGAGCGACCAGGAAGCCGCCGAGGTCGGTGGCGCGGATGACCTGCACGCGCAGGTAGTAGGTGTGGCCGGAAATGAGCTCCTCGGGCCCGGCGACGTAGCGATCCGTCGACGGGTCGCCCAGGGCGGCCAGGTAGGGGTCGCCGCCGAGATACGAAGGGGTCGGATTCTCCTCGGAGTAGACAACCTTGTAATAGGTGAAGCACGCGCCGGAGCCGGAGTACGCGGTCCAGGCCATCTTCGTCCCCTCCGCGACGGCGCCAACCGCCAAGGAGCCGAGCGAGCCGACCGGGGAGGCCACGACCGAGGTGACGGGCGAGGCGGCGATCACATCGTTGGCGGCGTTGAAGGCCATGGTGCGGTAGTAGTAGGTCGTCCCGGCGGAGATCTCCGCATCCGCGGCGGAGGTCTTCTCGAGCTGGGAGCTGTAGGTCCCGCCCGGATCCACCGCGCCGCCCTGCGGCGGGTATGCCTTGGGAATGGAGGAGGAGGTGCTGCGCAGGGTGAGGTAGTGGTTGAAGGCCGCGGCGCCGTCGTACACGGACCAGTCGAGCACCACGCCGCCGGGGCAGCCGGTCGCGGCCAGGCTCAGGACGCTCATCGGCGGAGGCGGAACGGGAGTGGGCTTGGGAGTTGGCTTCGGGGTTGGCTTGGGCGTCGGCACCGGCGTGGGCTTCGGCGTCGGTACGGCCGTCGGCTCCACGGTGGCCGATGGCGTCGGGCCCGCAGTGAAGACGGGCGCGAGCGAGGACGGCAGCTCCAGCGAGGGGGCCGCCGTAGCCTCGAGGCTGGGGACAGGAGTCGGCGTCGGGTGATCCCCCAAAGCGACGTACAGGTCGCGGCCGGCGACCACGGCTCCGGCCAGCAGGAGGGTGCCGGCGGCGAGCGGCAGGAGGCGCGGCAGCCGGAAGAGGTGGCCCAGCGACCAGCCGGTGCGGGGCTCCGGCGAGCCATCCGGCAGCTGGGCCAGCAGCCGGTCTCGCAGGTCGACGGCGAAGTCGCGGTCCGGCGCGGCGTCGCGGTCGGTGCGTGCGCGCGAGCCGGCGGCGGCGAGAAGGCGGTCGAAATCGCGATCAGGCTGCATCGGTCGCCTCCTGGGCCATGGCGCCGCGCAGGGCGGCGAGGGCGCGGTGCAGGCGCACCGCGAAGGTGGCGCGCGAGCAACCGAGCACGGCGGACGCCTCGTCTGCGGACAGGTCGTCGTAGAAGCGGAGCGCCAGCACCTGGCGGTGGCCCGGCGCAATGCGCTCGAGGGCGGAACGCAGCTCGTCTGCGTCGAGGGCGGCGGCGAAGGCGTCGCCGGAGGAGCCATCGGTCCCGTCCAGGTGGGTGAGTCGGCTGCCACGTCGGACGTGGTCGACCACGGCGTTCGAGGCGACCTTGTAGAGCCAGCCACCGAAGGCGTCGTTTCGGAACTCGCGATGCCGCAGCGTCTCCAGCGCGCGCTGGAAGGTGGCGGCGGTCAGGTCCTCGGCCACGGAACGCTCCTGCACCCGGCGAAAGACGAAGCCATAGATGCGTGGCAGGTAGAAGTCGTAAAGCTCCCCGAACGCGGCAGCGTCGGACCGGGCGCGGTCCACGAGGGTCCGCTCCCGGTCGCGATCCATGCGGCTTCCGCCGTTCGGGCCATCCATCGGCCTAGGAGGCTATGGAGCAGGGTGCGGTGGGGCAATCCGCCAATCGTCACCCCACCGCGGCACTCCATGGGCCGTCCCTACTCGACCGTGACGCTGACAGCTGCGGTCAGGCCGATGGCGTACCAGCCGCCACCGTTCTGGCCCATGCACAGGACCCGATAGGTCCACGTCTGCCCCGCCTCCACGTTGGAGTCGGTGAAGCCGGTGACCCCCGCGTTGTCGATGACGCCGATCAGCTCGGTGCCGTCGTTGAGCGGGTACTTCGGATCCGCGTTGGTCGCCGAGCGGACGACCTTGTAGACGACGAAGTGGTCATCCGTGCACTGCTGCCAGGAGAGCTGAACGCCCTCCGCGGTCTGTCCCGTCTCGAAGGCCAGGGCGACCGGATCGGCCGGTGGCTCCGGGCAGGCGCGCGCGGCTGCGTCGACGTTGCTCGAGGCCAGGACCACGTACCCCTCCTCGCCGTGTCGGACGGCGAAGACGCGGTAGTGGAGCTCCTTGGCGCATGGCGCGTCGTAGTCGACGAAACGGGTCGCCTCGTCTGGACCGATGACGCCGACCAGCGTGTCGCCCGCGC is a genomic window containing:
- a CDS encoding adenosylcobalamin-dependent ribonucleoside-diphosphate reductase is translated as MPRSATPSEPAVKHTDGNGRSTNGHGTGAKQTGYRQLKPGERKTWKGLSIERRFTRTGVDPYDTVEWETREAVITNEHGKTVFEQKNLDFPKSWSQLATQVTASKYFRGHLGTPEREHSVRQMIGRVVDTITGWGQKDAYFATPEDGATFHAELTDILLKQRAAFNSPVWFNVGIDEHPQCSACFINSVDDTMDSILTLAHTEGMLFKFGSGTGSNLSTIRSKTEGLKGGGSASGPVSFMKGFDAFAGVIKSGGKTRRAAKMVILNIGHPDIEEFIDCKMKEEKKAWALIDAGYDGNFNGGEAYESVFFQNSNNSVRVTDEFMEAVEKDGEWTTHAVTTGKPMDTFKARSLLNKMAEAAWVCGDPGIQYHDTANLWSPVSNTHTIHATNPCGEYQHIDDSACNLASLNLMKFLTDDGEFAIEDFRHAVRIVFTAQEILVSNASYPTPKIEKNSHDFRPIGIGYANLGALLMNRGLAYDSDEGTTYAAAITALMQAESALQSARIARDQGGPFNGYAPNREPYLKVMGMHREAAYRIDRQRVPVDLMDTVLTAWDDAVALGEQAGYRNSQMSVLAPTGCLTGNSLVLTDRGLVRLRSLGNPDGAHWQDLDAKVATDDGPRPATKFFVNGAEPAVTIKTNRGYRIQGTPTHRIKVVDGNGNWQWRRFADVRSGDRVPLMLGGMIGEPREVALPPLAEAYWTSDHTTFVPRYMSADLAEVLGYFMGDGSLHTKGLRFCVTASDTDVVERLVSLGRSLFGLEAAVADREGYTEVAFHSVRLTLWWEACGFAKRAPHSEHRGKGYESHIPDAVLYSNDPAVYRAFVRGLYEADGNTNHGYAYWATVSEQFSYDVQSLLLALGFVTTRKTDQPGAGHKGPNPIHYLRLLNANTAGRFLDEIGFISARKTDALAATTGDHPQTAKGDLVPLDRGLIDRLAPDNDHLRKTMLLSLSRTGLVTRRSATALAERIEDAELEQTLGYFYDEIASAELGEEQLTYDISVPANVTYVANGFVSHNTIAFLMDCDTTGVEPDIALVKYKRLVGGGYLKIVNQTVPHALRELGYDARQTEEIVAYIDEHETIEGAPHLKDEHLSVFDCAFKPANGNRSIHYNGHLKMMAAVQPFISGAISKTVNMPEASTAEEIAQVYIDGWKLGLKAIAVYRDNSKRSQPLNTKKEGGDAVEAGAVASVPEAPKPYRRRLPDERAAFTHKFNVAGHEGYLTVGLYEDGQPGEIFLKMAKEGSTISGLMDAFATAVSVALQYGVPLKDLVNKFSHLRFEPAGFTTNRDIPMAKSLIDYVFRYLATKFLSRDEQDVVGIINRQMTLSDAPAVTADAAPDTTPSAGFATASGAASDTASPSSVEASGQDALATDEATTSGSSTTEASQAAPDSVPGILDGLKVVASNGHAAGREERLEKGQPTVIFDTADSPSCSDCGSIMVRNGSCYKCLNCGSTSGCS
- a CDS encoding Dyp-type peroxidase, whose translation is MTVPQFGIFAQGTIAHEFIEFDLRPDVDMARATTALSQLRAPAVAAGGVSLVIGFGSELWRTVAPDEAPRDLANFEPIGRPGGHHAPATQHDFWLWISGSSQDVVFEHSRAAVKMLQDVATVASEQPCFVHRDSRDLTGFIDGSANPMTHEAPEAALIPDGQPGAGGAHVLVMRWVHDLDAFEALPRTEQEQVFGRSKLSSIEMTGEALPADAHIARVQIDDEAGEELPIYRRSVPYGTVAEHGLYFVAFSADRARFDRMLARMFGTDADHLHDHLTDFSRPVTGSFYFAPSLTTLAELSDRWSAALDPVAMSEQPAPDNCARLRV
- a CDS encoding helix-turn-helix transcriptional regulator, translating into MGGRIRVVDEASISGRRLRAELGIELRNARLARGLRQADVARAIDTSHATVSRVDLGRSATFSITDLARHGAAVGLRLHARFYPAGGGLRDAAQLDLLRRLRARIGDRWSWRLEAPLNIAGDLRAFDALLTRPETTIAVEAITRLRDAQAQLRAAALKQRDGNVPRLVLLIKATNHNRAALASAADVLATTFPLSTRATLAALSQGQDPGDNGIVLL
- a CDS encoding sigma-70 family RNA polymerase sigma factor; amino-acid sequence: MDGPNGGSRMDRDRERTLVDRARSDAAAFGELYDFYLPRIYGFVFRRVQERSVAEDLTAATFQRALETLRHREFRNDAFGGWLYKVASNAVVDHVRRGSRLTHLDGTDGSSGDAFAAALDADELRSALERIAPGHRQVLALRFYDDLSADEASAVLGCSRATFAVRLHRALAALRGAMAQEATDAA